A region from the Mustela erminea isolate mMusErm1 chromosome 10, mMusErm1.Pri, whole genome shotgun sequence genome encodes:
- the LOC116567748 gene encoding 40S ribosomal protein S3a-like, with protein sequence MTVGKNKRLTKGGKKGAKKKVVDPFSKKDWYDVKAPAMFNIRNTGKTLVTRTQGNKISSDGFKCRVFEVSLADLQNDEVAFRKFKLITEDVQGKNCLTNFHGMDLTRDKMCSMVKKWQTMIEAHVDVKTTDGYLLRLFWVGFTKKRNNQIWKTSHAQHQQVHQIRKKMMEIMTREVQANDLKEVVKKLIPDSIGKDIEKACQSIYPLHDIFVRKVKMLKKSKFELGKLMELHGEGSSSGKPTGDETGAKVE encoded by the coding sequence ATGACGGTCGGCAAAAACAAGCGCCTTACGAAAGGCGGCAAAAAGGGAGCCAAGAAGAAAGTGGTTGATCCATTTTCTAAGAAAGATTGGTATGATGTGAAAGCACCAGCTATGTTTAATATAAGAAATACTGGAAAAACATTAGTCACAAGAACTCAAGGAAACAAAATCTCTTCTGATGGCTTCAAGTGTCGTGTTTTTGAAGTGAGTCTTGCTGATCTGCAGAATGATGAAGTTGCATTCAGAAAATTCAAGCTAATTACTGAGGATGTTCAGGGCAAAAACTGCCTGACCAATTTCCATGGCATGGATCTTACCCGGGACAAAATGTGCTCCATGGTCAAAAAATGGCAGACCATGATTGAAGCTCATGTTGATGTCAAGACTACCGATGGTTATTTGCTTCGTCTATTTTGGGTTGGTTTTACTAAAAAACGCAATAATCAGATTTGGAAGACCTCTCATGCTCAGCATCAACAGGTCCACCAAATTCGGAAAAAGAtgatggagatcatgacccgagaggTTCAGGCAAATGACTTGAAAGAAGTGGTCAAAAAATTGATTCCAGACAGCATTGgaaaagatatagaaaaagcTTGTCAGTCTATTTATCCGCTCCATGATATCTttgttagaaaagtaaaaatgctgaAGAAGTCCAAGTTTGAATTGGGAAAGCTCATGGAGCTTCATGGTGAAGGTAGTAGTTCTGGAAAACCTACTGGGGATGAGACCGGTGCTAAAGTGGAATGA